ATATTCTTTTCCGGCGATAATCTACCTACAACCAAGATTTTAAAAGATGCGTCGAAGCGCGTCGGCAACGTTCCAGAGGGCGCGTGCAATGCTCTGCTCGGACCTAGCCCGTTCTCTACGATGGCTGTTTTACTGTAAGAAACACGAGCTAAACCCTTTAGGTTTCTCATGTGTCCACTCACAAGGCAAACCTTATCTAATCGGCGCAGTACAAACTGGTCTACGAGCTCGTACACCCACATTTTGCTCCACCGACGAGCGTGCACATAACCATGTACCGTTGTCACCAAAGGGAGCTGTCGTAACCCCCGAGGCAAGATTCCTAACAAGATATTGAATTTATAGCCATGAGAATGCAGAACATGGAAGCGTTCCTTTCTGGCCCATCTCGCAATCGTAAGCGCCTGTTTGAAATTTAAACCCGGTTCCAATCGCCATACGACGATTGGCAAGTCAAGCTTTCTTGCTTCTAGTTCCAAAGCCTTCTCTTTAGTGCCTAGCTCACCAGCACTTAGTATCACTGGTTCGATGCCCAGTTTGATCTGCTCAGCAACGAGTGTAAGCAGCATTTTCTCGGCGCCATAGAGCCCGCCGCTGTCAATAAGATGCAGCACCTTAATATCTGTCATTGGCGCTTTCCGGAGCTTTATTCCCTAGAATTTTGGTGGTGGCGATTTCTGGGCCCGGTTTATCACGGTGTTGGTAGTGGCGCTTAAGTCGAAGAAACGGAGTTTCCAAAAGGTGATAGGAGGCGGCCGCCATCATTAAACCGATTGCAACGCCCGCTACCACCTGGAGCGCTTCCGGCAACATGTTAAGTTTAAGGCCAGCCTCTAGCCCGCGTACATGCCAGAGATAAATGGGGTATGACAAAAGTCCCAGGTAGACCACAACCCGGTGGTTCAGCCATCCAAACACCTTCCCTTGAGACAGCAGGATCAGTTGCACCAACAACACTGCCAGCAGAATTGCATCTATGGTAAATGCCGGGCCATACTCATAATGGTAGTTGGCGACCGAACGGGATAGACCTAGAAAAGCCAATGTGACCAGAGGCATCCAGGGCTGACTAGAAACAGTCTCCGCCACTCGCTGTACGCGCTCCCTTTCCAAGAGGAAGGCCATCAGGCAGCCAATAGCAAGGTTATCGAAGCGGGTGTCAAAGGCGTTGTAGGCCCAGGAGTTGCCCCAATCGAGTACGCTGACCACGACGCTACGCCAAATCATCACCAACACCGCTAGTACAACGAGGCATTTTATCGCCCACGCCCTACCCGCTCTCAATAAGACGATAAAGAGAATGGGCCATAACAGGTAAAACTGTTCCTCTATGGCAAGAGACCACAAGTGCGCAACCGACGAGGAGGGATGGCCTTCTATCGCGTTGTAGTAATTCATTAGGTAGGTAAGACTTGGCCACAGCACTTCTTTGGCGTGGGGGTCACCTCGCATGAAGTCCCAAGATAGCGTGACGAACACGAAGACGTAATAGGCTGGAAAAATGCGCAGTGAACGGCGCAGGTAAAAGTCACGTAAGGACACCCGTCCGGTCAGAGCGTGTTCTTTAATTAGCAACCAGGTGATCAGGAACCCACTAAGCACGAAAAAGCCGGCGACGCCGTGCCGGGCAGAAAAGAAAACTTCGATACCTGCGTGATAAAACACCACAGAAGCAACAGCGACCATGCGAAAGCCGTCCAGGCCCGGCAACTGGCGTTGCTGTAGCAGATGCGCAAGCCTCGGCTGATTATCTGCCATGACCGG
The nucleotide sequence above comes from Marinobacter gudaonensis. Encoded proteins:
- a CDS encoding acyltransferase family protein, with protein sequence MADNQPRLAHLLQQRQLPGLDGFRMVAVASVVFYHAGIEVFFSARHGVAGFFVLSGFLITWLLIKEHALTGRVSLRDFYLRRSLRIFPAYYVFVFVTLSWDFMRGDPHAKEVLWPSLTYLMNYYNAIEGHPSSSVAHLWSLAIEEQFYLLWPILFIVLLRAGRAWAIKCLVVLAVLVMIWRSVVVSVLDWGNSWAYNAFDTRFDNLAIGCLMAFLLERERVQRVAETVSSQPWMPLVTLAFLGLSRSVANYHYEYGPAFTIDAILLAVLLVQLILLSQGKVFGWLNHRVVVYLGLLSYPIYLWHVRGLEAGLKLNMLPEALQVVAGVAIGLMMAAASYHLLETPFLRLKRHYQHRDKPGPEIATTKILGNKAPESANDRY
- a CDS encoding glycosyltransferase; the protein is MTDIKVLHLIDSGGLYGAEKMLLTLVAEQIKLGIEPVILSAGELGTKEKALELEARKLDLPIVVWRLEPGLNFKQALTIARWARKERFHVLHSHGYKFNILLGILPRGLRQLPLVTTVHGYVHARRWSKMWVYELVDQFVLRRLDKVCLVSGHMRNLKGLARVSYSKTAIVENGLGPSRALHAPSGTLPTRFDASFKILVVGRLSPEKNIALLIRALANCRVANAAIEVFIVGEGHLRTHLERLAKGLECEHKVHFLGYRSDVPDLMKSADLLVIPSLTEGLPITLLEAMRSGLPIAASAVGGIPEALDHGRAGYLFNPNSEDELVNALDHFVTGKINRAQTAELAEQRFREIYTGELMAKKYLSIYSEVI